The Denticeps clupeoides chromosome 4, fDenClu1.1, whole genome shotgun sequence genome segment GAGTTCAGCCATGCCCATAAGAGGCAAAAAGCATTGTTTCCATGAGGAATGGGAAATGACAAGTGTGTGCCTGGCAGTCGGGAAAAGATGGAACGTGAAGCAAACGGGGAGCAGCCTCCGTAAAGAGAAGGTAAAGAGCTGAAAACTACactgcaaaaacaacaaaaaacgcAAGAAATAAGTCTGTTGCGTAAATAAATATTTGGAAACATAAACAGCTCTGCAATGCTTTCCATCTAGAAAACAGAGAGATGCTACGAGAGAACATGCAGGCGTGGAGGGGAGAAGGGGAGCTGCAAACTATGGAATCTGGGATGTCCTGTGCCAAGAAATTTATATGGAAACTACACTATAAAAAATACATGGATTGTGTCAATTGGGAACTTGCttgaaaatattacaataacAAATTGGTAATTTTCTGTTAagatttctattttattttttaattaaaccaacaatttttttattaaaccaaCAATTTTTAAACAATTTGATGACCTTTATATAATAGTATTTCcctttatgacttttttttagaagagaaatcatttattcatcagtataaatggataaaaaataaaccaataattAATTACTTTAAACTACAAAAGGGATTTCTTCCCACCAAATATACCTTTATATATTTGTACCCTGCTTTCCATTCTGTTGCTTTGGTTTAGTGTTCAGATTTCTTTATTAGCAATTCCCCCCCGTTACACCCCCAAATACCCTCATAATTTCAAAGTTTATTAGAGTGTTATATACAtattaaagtgtttttattactttattcaaGTAAGCGATGAGAGAAATTTGGTTTATGGGCGGAGTCGGAAAACGCGCGTGCGCACTCCAATCGTGTAGAAACGCGCATCACTACGACTTTTAAAACATGGTTTATTAAAAACGTGCTTTGGTTTTGTTGCTCGTGTCCCTTTCACGAGAAACCACGGGACGAGCTGCGCTCCAAGCGGCGCACAACGCAGACGTCCGTGCGTGTCCGTCCGTCCGTGACGTCACACCGGAAGTCGTGATCTCGGTTCTTGACTGTCACCCGCGGCTATGGGCTCGCTGCGTGTCCCCGTGTCGTGTTTTCCAGAGGCTCCGCGCGTCCTGAAGCAGGGATGGACTACAAAGCAGCGTCGTTCCATGTACGGACGTTTTGTCCAGGCGAGACACTGACGAGACGCGGCCGGTCAGCTGACGCGCTCATGTGACGCGTCGCGAACACGCGAGGAAATGGCGCGATAAATGTTCTAGAAGCGTGTCGACCGTGTCCGTGTGGGAGGTCGCAGGATGTTTCATGGCGTGACTTTGTGCTTTCAGAACAGCGCTTCTGTAGATATCACGCAGAGTGTGGAAGAAGACCCCCTGATTGACGGCCCCCTGATCTCCCAGGATGCCTTGCACCCTGCCATTCACAGGGACTTCCGGAAGCTGCCCACGCACTGCGTAGCTGGATGCCTGTCCTTCTTAAACGTGAGTAAACCTGAGCAAGTGGCCTGGAACTTTGCCACGCTTGAGAAGAGGAAGAAGTCCgtattgtctgtgtgttgcaggtcGTGTACGTGTGCTTGTCCCTGGCGCTGTGTGTGACTTGCGAGTTGCTGGAGGGTCGGGTCGAGCAGTGTGAGGCGGTCCTGCATGGCCTGGGCAGTCTGACCCCGGTGCTCCTGGGTAAAGTGGgcctgtgggtgtgtgtgtgcgggtacGAGTGCCTTGTACAGCGTCACCACAACGGCGCCAGGGGCAGGGGCTACCTGCAGTTCTACCGAGAGACCCGCGCCGCCAAGCGACTCCCGCTGCTCATACACTCCACAGGTGAGACCCGTGCATGTTGGCGGGGATCTCGGCATTCGTAGAGATGACCACGATTCACCGACCACAATAT includes the following:
- the tmem192 gene encoding transmembrane protein 192, translating into MDYKAASFHNSASVDITQSVEEDPLIDGPLISQDALHPAIHRDFRKLPTHCVAGCLSFLNVVYVCLSLALCVTCELLEGRVEQCEAVLHGLGSLTPVLLGKVGLWVCVCGYECLVQRHHNGARGRGYLQFYRETRAAKRLPLLIHSTGNACVLLLLSLADVLKALQKHLPLYLLLGVLCLELLLSLTSLLIYTVKVMRFNMEKPSPDINQEEQSNSYFSNSSPTHTETGFRDGSSLEEVVEKQADLIEYLKQHNTQLSKRILFLTAHPSRA